TACCAAGATACCCCTACTGTGTAATAAGTTATCCACTTGTGCAGTGTAAGGGTTttaggaggaagaagaagcaaatCGCAAGCTCTAAAACCCTAAATTCAGGTGATTCATGGAACTTAAAACCCTATGTTGCGCTCTTCCCTCTCAACCCCTTCGTGTGAGTGTTCAACCTGCAATGCCATTCAATTTCCATTCTAACTCTTCTTCTCTGCTATCTTCCATTTTCAAACACCATTTACTTAACGTTCTTAACATTTTTTCGCAGTCTCAAACAATTGGAATCCATAGCCCCTTCAAGTATCAGAGACAGAGATTTGGGTTTGGAAACTCCTCTAAATGTACGAACTTCCCCCCTTATTGCATGGATACTGTGTTGGGTTTTTCAAATTTAACACCAGAACctaataaaaaattgatttttttagtttGTAGCATTTTGGGCCTCTGTTTACATTATAAGTAACCCTTTAAGAAGTTAAGCTTTTTTTGATTTCAGGTTTGAAATGGGTGATTAAAGAGCCTTCTTTGTTTGGATTGAGCAAATTTCAAAGGCCTATAGTTCATGCTTCTGAGTCTAGTGTAAATGGTAGCTTGGAAGTTCATCCGGGCGAAAGTTCGAGTGTGCCTGTTGTTGATGTAAATGGTGGCTTGGAAGTTCTTCCAAGCCGAAGTTCTGGTGTGCCGGTTGATGCGTATAATGGGGTGGAGCCGTTTCGTGGTAAATCGGGTTCGGTTTCATTCTGTGGGTTGACACACCAGCTGGTTGAAGAAGGGAAATTGGAATCTGCTCCTTTTAATGAAGAGGAGAGCTCTTACTTCTGGCTCTTAGGTCCTGCTGCATTCCTGTCATGTTTGATTCTGCCGCAGTTCTTTGTTGGCAATGTGGTTGAGGCTTTCTTTAATGATATGATTTTAGTAGGTATTTATACAACTTTATACTTTGTTTTACCGTCTCTTGTGATTTAAATCAGTTCATAGTCGTTTCTGTTTTAAATCAGTTCATAGTCGTTTCTGTTGTGGAAAGTAAAAACTGCCAAGAGGCACCCGGAGAATATATGATGGTCGCAACTGTCAAGGCTTTTTGCTGCTGTTAACACCAAATGAATAATTTTCTTGACGTAGTGCCAAAGTGTTATCCAATGTCCAAACTTCAAAGACTATTAATGATAATCttattaatatttattgaagCCCTAATCAAATAGTAAAATGATTTCTTTCAAGTGATCTTCAATCTCATCTCAATGCAAACCTGTTTTTCTGTAGTGACACTATTTTTGCGAATATCTATCCATGTATCTATCTATATCCCAATAAGATGAGTTGTATTGGCATATATTCGAGAACCTAACCTTAACTGACTATAGTATCGTATCAATGTTAAACCAGTCATTGCGGGGAAGAAAAAGTTAAAAAGCTTTGACATTTATTTGAGAAGCATATCTTTTAGAAAAACACAAGACATGTAAGTATTGACATTGTTAGCTCTGTGGAATAATAGCCCTGTTGTAGAATTTTGAATGCCTAATCTATTGCTTCCCATTGGATTTTGCTATATTTCTGGTTCTTGGTGGTGTGGATGTAGACTTCAGTAAAGGTAACTAGTTCATAACTAGTTCTTGGAAGATTGAAGCCTTTGTTTCTTGTTTAACTTTTAGCTATTTGGAAAAATTGTGTGTTTCCATGGTGTTCTTTTGGACAAGTTTGGTCTACTTCTGAATTTGGacaaataaactgaatttgCTATCAGAAAAGATCTAGATGGAATCCTGTGAATTACATAGTTTTATTTGTAGGATGTTGTAAAATGTGGGGAAGAAGTAACTCTTATGCACACTTCTATTACCAATAAAATGCAGATATTGTGAGTTCATTTACTTTTGAGGCACTGTTCTACATTGGACTTGCAACATTTTTGCATGTGGTTGATCGTGTCCAGAAGCCGTATTTGCAGTTTAGCTCAAAAAGATGGGGTCTCATCACTGGCCTCAGAGGATACCTATCCTCTGCATTCCTCACAATGGGTTTGAAGGTCGTTGTTCCTCTCCTTCTTTTGTACGCAGCCTGGTCCGTTGCTCGCCTGGCCGTAATTGTTGCTGTAGCTCCTTTTTTAGCTGGTTGTGTTATTCAATTTGCATTCGAGAAATATTTGGACAAGCGTGGTTCAGCTTGTTGGCCTCTAGTCCCGATAATATTTGAGGTTTGTCTATCTGCTATTCTGCTTGTTTTCGGATTTGACTCCTCTAAAGCGAGTGGACTCACTTTAGAGAGTAAAGTAAGTCATCATACCATTAATAGTGATTAACTAATTTGAAAAGtcaataaaatcaaacttaatCAATGGTGTGATGACTTACTTTACCCCATAAAGTGAGTAGTGGACTCACTTTAGAGGAGCTGGACCCATTGTTTTCATATTGATTCAAGAACTTTATGCAGCTTGACTCTTCTGCCCACTGCTGGGAGAAGAGTAGCAGAAACTTGACTTTTTTACGAGTGGTAATAGCGTGTTTGAATCAGTTTCTCTTTCCTCAGGATCAGTTTTAAATTCTAATACTCAGAAGCTAATCACACAAGCTTCTCCatggaattgattttgactttagaatcaattgtagaaggaatTTCAAACATGCACGTAGTCTTATAACATTTTGAATTGACTTGCCAGGTATACAGACTATATCAACTTACAAAAGCTGCTCATTTTGTTGAGAGGTTGATGTTCTCTTTGAAAGGGCTTCCTGCCACCCCTGAAATACTAGAACGAAGTGGAGCTTTGTTTGCAATGATAGTGAGCTTCCAAGTACTGGGAATTGTGTGCCTTTGGTCATTGATGACATTTCTCGTGAGGCTGTTCCCTTCTAGGCCAGTAGCAGATCATTACTGAGTTTAACAGGGATCGGGGAAGGGTGTTGTATATAGTTGAATGGAATCTGTAAGAGTTGAGCattattatttgattattttcgATGTAggtttttcataaaaaaaaaaatttcgcTGTAATATTTGTTTTAATTTCTTCAGAGTTCAGAGTAATATCATTCATTtaccaagaaaaagaaaattaagggTTTAGTCTCTGTAATGGCTTGTTTGGTTTTATAGCCAAATCGTGTTAGGTCAAATTAACTTATTTGCACCCCAGGATagtaatttagataaaatagttgtaatcaaaatgaaaatttattgatATGATTACAAGGAGCACTATAACTCAAAGTTTAAACCCTCTTTGTTAGTACTGCAAAAAAGTGATTTTAGCTTGTGCACACCATCACATGAGTGTTAATAAAGGCCAAAGTGAGAATCAAACGAAGCTAAAGACCACGCATGAGACGCACATGGttagccagatgcccagatgATGTTTTAATCTGCACTtctcagaagaaaaaaaagtgaaaaataaacaGACTACTACGTGAATTGAACAAATTCAAGTTTGCTGCGTTTCTTTGGTAAGGAAACTTCCTTTACTTTCACATAACACAGGTACAGAAGCAGTTCTACAATGGTATTCAAGCTGAAACGCTTGTGAGAACTGTTCAATCAAGGACCTATGAGTAATATGAATAAGACTGTCATCATCCAAATGATGCAAATCAGCTGTTCCATTAGCACTACATGACTGTGCTTCTCTCAGTAATCCCTTGATGCTCCCAACTTCACGGTCACGTATTCCGCATGGGACGATCCATTTAAATGGAGTCAAATCCGTCGTGACATTTAGGGCCAAGCCATGATAGGTTATCCAGTTAGCTGCTCTTATACCTAAGGCTGCCAGTTTCTGGTTTCCTGGAATATgatgaaatgaaaaataaggAATGAGATAACAATTTCGGGCTGCTCCGGCTTCAACATTTTGAATCATGATAAACTCACATGCACAAATTGATTATGCTGTACAATCTTACTGCAGTGCTTCATAGTAGACCAAAGCAAGGTCAAAAAAGGTTAGTAGCAGTCATTGTCTTGATATTTGGAAAATTTTCTAAAGTCACAACCAATGATGCTAAGAAGCTTATGCGAGTAGCTCatgagtttcagaattgattccgaGGAATAGGAATcagaagctgatccaaacatgcaatTAATTTCATGGGGGAATAGGAAACAAGTAAGCTAACTGACACTACTCATAATCATGAGGCAGGAGTCTCGCAAGTCACAATTTTTGACAACCTGTGTCAATCTATAGACCAAACATCCAAATTCCTTAATTTTTCAGTCATGAAGGATTAGATTGCACTTGCAGCATCTAAAATCTTAAGCGTGACCAAGGACTCCCAAATCAGGGCTAAATACTTATCCAACCTATTTTGCTCGGATCAGTAATACTAGTAATATCTTGATCAAATTTTCCAATCCTATGATGCATGAAACTAAAATGTGAATGTGTACATACTACATATACATGATCAACCAAATAAACTCAAATGCTGTAAGCATGAAGGATTATCTTGGATGACATGAGATAACATTTTGATAAATCAATTGACCATATAATCTGAAATTGTTGATGTAGTGGTAATAAAGAGAATTGTGACATACCAACCCAAACACCAGTTAAGCCTTCAACTCGAGAAGCTTGAATCGAAAAGGTTGAAGAAAGGACACGAATGACAACCTCCTCAAGGGTCCTGAGGTACCAATGAAGATCCATCTTGTGCCTTCGGAGGTTGATGATAGGGTACATAACTAACTGCACATCAATGCAAAACACATTCAGAAATTAATACACACATAACAAACTAAAGAAAAAACAGGAATTTAATCAAGAAACATAATTTAAGAACCTGGCCAGGGCCATGGTATGTCACTTCTCCTCCACGTTCAGTACGATGAATATGAAAAGGAGGGTTTTCGATGTCAAATTTGAGGTTCTGTTGGGTGGTACTACCTGAACCCAAAGTATAGACAGAAGGGTGTTGCAGAATGATAAGGGTATCAGAGCAATCTCCTTCGTTTTCAATCTGTGCCTTCTTTTCCCTGACTATGTCTTTCTGTAAAGACCATGCCACTTCGTAAGGAATCAGCTCATGATGGAAATCCAAGAGCTCACAGGTTCTGGTTCGTTGGGCATTGATTGTGAGAAAGGATGATTTGATGGAATGCTTGGAGTGAAGAAAGAGAGGTAGACATGGAATTGAGGAGGTGAAATTCAATACTATCATTTCTGATACCCTTTCCTTCAAACAGCGATGTAGAATTGACAGGGAGGGGATCGATTCGATCGAGACCAGAAAACACACATAGAGAGAGGTCaatgtttttgttttgatttattgGATTTAAGAAAGGGCAATGCTGATGATTACAAGAATATTAAGAAAccctttttattatttatttatttttggaaaactaatttctttttttaatgataAATTAGTGTAAGACAAgtatatagattttttttaaagaaaataaattaataataaaatgtgtTAAAAATTGTATTCATAGAATTTCTCTTTTGAATAAGAAAAaagtttattattaatttaagaATGTTATACCAAACAAGCAAGCTAGACACGGTAAGGACGAGAATACTAATTCAAATCttggaaaaaatatttattaaaagtgACTTGTAACTGTTTTCCGAACGGGTGACGACATCCGTAAAAAATAATGACGTGTctttaatattttgtttttcttgactACTACGAGTCTGAAGGACAGAAATGGAAgaaaatatatgtatatatgtcattgaattgttttgctttttcttcttttctagaGGTGTTTTTCTGTTGTGTTGAGTGTTTGTTTTTAGAGGGAGGGATTCATGCCGGTTTCTAAAATGTATCTTTTACCTCTCATCATTTCTACTTTTTACAAAGGCATTTAGAAAAACACCAATTATTGATAAGGTATCTATTGTAATTTTCCATTTGGAGAGGTGTTCCACAACTTCCACTTTCAACGTCTCTCATAAAATTCTAAGTGGATAGGTAGagaagtttttttcttttccctctCTAAGTGTACACAAGGAGAGCTAGTAGTATTTGATAAGGTATCTATTGTAGTTTTCCATTTGGAGAGGTGTTCCTCAACTTCCACTTTCAAAGTCTCACAGTAACCAAAACACCAAAAAACGACTATCGAAACCTAATCAAAACATGAAACTTACACGAGATTTTTATTCATCTCATTGCCTGGACGATGCATTAAACTGCTTGTATCGAGTAACTAAAATCACTGAAGTCTCCACTTCATTAAGTAAATCAAATTACATCGTTGTAAAAAGGATGAACAGGtaagaaaaattgaaagcaAGTATATACAGCATAAACCTTTACATAGAAGCTAAATGATTTCTCAACTCTCCTACAGAAAGAATTGACTCAGCCGGGTATATCTTGGCGACAAGTTGGGCAAAAGTATCGTACTTATCCAGAAAATCCTTCTGTCATAGTTTTAAAACATAATTTACGTGAATAAAAAGATTTAGTAAAATGTATCAATAATATGCTACAAAATTTGCAAGTAAATGGGGTAGTATATGATCTGGTGCTCTATTATAACTCTCAATTTGGAGAGGTGTTTCCCTTTCAATGTATCACAGTATCAAAACACCAAAAAATGACTATCGAAACGTAATCAAAGCATGAAACTCCCACGAGATATTATTGATCTCATAGTCTGGCTGATGTATTCAGGTGCTTGTTTCAAGTAATTAAAATCACTGAAGTGCACTTCATTAAGTAAATCAAATTACATCGTCGTAAAAAGAATGAATAGGTATAAAAGATTGGAAGCAAATATATACAGCATGAACCTTTACATGGAAGCTAAAAGATCTCTCAACTCTCCTACAGAAGGAATTGACTCGGCAGGGTAAATCTTGGCGACAAGTTGGGCAAAACTATCGTACTTATCCAGAAAATCCTTCTGCCATAGTTTTggggaaatgacaatcagaaaTTGTTGCATGCAAGTTACTTTGTTCTAGGAGAAATTCTAGGCATGTCCAGTTTGTATTTTCATTTATCATTTAGTTTTAATTATAAATCCACCATTATTATGATCCTATGGACCTAAAGTAATTTGTCAGTCCTAAGTATGTCGGGGACTTGAAGCACTTAAAAGTCTAAGAGTCCAACACAGAAGGGTTCATTTATTACATGCATCTTCTAAGTTTGTAGAATTGCATCAGTAATGCACGTGGTGATACTACCAAAGCAATCACATGACCTTTGCAATTTGGCCTTGGAAACGTTTACCATATGATTTTCGGTTCATTCTTATTTTGTGTTAGTCAATTGGAATTAAGTTCACGTACCTTGCATTTATCCCATAAGGAAGGCAGCAATTCCTCTGAAGTCAAGTTCTTCTGCAATTTCTTATACATTGCACCAATAGACTTGTCCACCTTTACAGGAAAGTAAAGACATAATTCACAAAGTAAGCCGCTTGCCAAAGGGTTATAAAAAAAGATAGGCACCACCTTACCCCAGATAAACTAGATTTTAGCATCTTCCGAAGATCAACTTTTGACAGCCCAATCTGGAAAGGGACCTGAAATGGACATAGAACACTAGTGAGGGTAGAATGTAAATATCCAGATAAAAATGTTAATTTTGGCTATCTATTCACACACGATAAAAAAGGTAAATATACAAAAATGAGTAGCCCATATAGACTGACTTTAATCAAAATGAATACCTCAAGACAATTCGATACATTTTGATAAATTTAGTCTGCTTTTCATTGCATATACTGGGAGGGGAACCTCGGAAATTAGTGTAATAAACTATTAGACCTTCAACTTTCCATActgtcatgaaccaattatcccaaaagcttaggTTTTGAGTAAATGACACATCAATGGTTGTATATTACTATATCATATTCTAACACGCCACCTCACGCAAGAGCTCTTTTTGGGCTTGAAGCATGGACAATGCACAGACCCACCCGCCTtatgctgaaattcaactttttttattagAGTAGTTGAGGGTGACAAGcatcgaactctagaccacttggtCATAGAGAGTCTCATACCATGTCATAAACCAATTAGCTTTTGGGTAAATGacatatgaatgattttatattatattctaacacataCTTTACACATGGTGCCCATAAAGGATTTTTAGACTTGTTCTACAATGATTACTTCTATCAATGTACGAGAAACATTGCAAATAATTGttaattgaaaaaattcaaGATGGCAGGATCTATGAAAGATTATCAAACAGAATTGTACATAACAAACCTCTTCAGGTTGAAGGTTATTGAGAATCAAGTCCTCAATCCTTCGAGCAAACTGGAAGAGGCGTTCAAATTGCTTTACAAGGAAGAAAAGGGATAATGAGTTATGTCCTACAGGCTATAAATTCAAGTATGGTCAACAAAAAGTCAGAAAATAGAGAACGGAATACTCACATAGTAGATAATCATGCTGATGTGGCGTGTACAAGCTTGCTCATAGGCTTCACTAGCCTGATGATAAAACTTGGCCAAAGTGGGCACCACGTTGGCAAGGTCATACAAACTGAGCAAAACAAAGTAACAAGAGAAAACCAGCTTTTAACTCCTTATAAAGATTCAAGTTGACAAACAGGAAAGAGTTGAAACAGCCTTGAGCTTCCCCTTTGAAGGGGAATGGAAACCAACCTATTCTGAAAAGCAGCATAGTTCTCTATGAGAAAAATATCTGCATACTTTGGATCTGTTTGTGAAAGTTTTTCCAGAGTTACAAACATTATGCTAACCTGTCAAGCAACAATCCCACCAGCAAACAACATGCCAATTTTGGTTACACATTGTTGAAACATGacaagaaaacaaaagaaaaaagaaaattgaataCTTGGACAGCAGACAAGAGAGTAAGTAGGCAGTAATCAATTGAAATCATCTGCAGTGTCTATCAACATAGTGGATATGACTTAAGGGTTAAGACTATCAATTTCTCATTCATTAAGGATGCATCAATAATATAGAAATGATACAGCACAAAATTACTGGTTGTAAAGCCAGGGAATAGGCAATATAGATATGCACACACAAATTATAAAGAAGTTCAGTGAAACTTTATTGATGGATGAAAAGTCTTTTCTCTGTTCTTTAGAAAGAAATTaataacacacaaaaaaaaatgagaattcATTTAATACTAATATATTGAATAAAAAGGTCAAACTTCTCATTTTTTTCACTACAGTTACTTATGTCATTTGAATCAATTCAGTCCTGTTACATATTGTATTTCATGCATCAAATTGCAGAATCACTTTCCATGCAGTTTTATTTCTAACTGTACCAAACTATGGAATCTGAACAGGTTTCTATTCCAATTGACTAATTTCTGTTCTTATTTATTCAATGGCATTACATTCCTTGTACCAAATGTACATAAGAGAAAAGAAGAATGCAAAACAGAACAAATAGGAAATCACCCAACACCAAAAGAAATAAAGAGCACTCCTAAAAATTAAATGCAAACCTACAAAGATACAATAGCATATCAGGAAACAAGGAACTGGATAGACACCATAGGCTGAAAACTCTTACAATTCCTTCTAACCAAATGCATATGCATGAAAAAGACCACAACTTAACTAACTTTCTTCTCCCACAACCCCAAATAAGAAGGAAAAATGGAtagggaaaaaaaattcaagagtGGTAGGGTAATTAACTAGATTTATTTTAGTCTCATCGAAATAGGAAAGCAAGTTCCTGAGAGATATTAACTATATTTCCCCCCTAAGTTGTCTGGGAGATATCACAAAACAAGACGCTTAAAAGGAATTACTAACAAATTTTGTGTATGCTTGATCAACCAAATCCCTTGATTGTCCTGTGATGTACTGTTCCATCCGTGTTGCAAGGGTTGCAAATCTATaagaaagcaaaaaaaaaagcattacTTAACACCAAATATGAAGACAGACTTGAGTTACTAAATACAGACCGGAAagtacacacacacacacaattaGATTTGCAACCGGCATAACTGCTCATTGCTGCAACATACACACAGACAATTAGAACTGGGAGGCAGTTTTCAAACAATGACTTTATTCTCACGTTTTCTGAATAAACCAAAAGTATATAGGCTTATAAACATACACAattaaatggtttttttttcacTTAACATTATATCAAAGAAATATTCACCTCTATATGTTAAATTTTAGTCATTCTTGAATTTTATGAAACAATGCCATACTGTATCTCCTGTCTCACAAATCAATGTGTCTTGTACTATAATACATATCTTGAGCTTCCATATTAAATCAAAACCAAATTAATATTTACTACCTTTTAAATAATCATTCAACCAAAGGATATAATTAATTTCCTTAATCAATACTTTAATTTCTTCAATCAATCAACATCATACCAAATAGATATTTATAAATGAtcattaaattaattttctatCACTTagattaattttcaaaattaaaactttaaacacgatatatatatatatatatattttatatttaacaaaAGTACCTATAATTGAATGAAATGCTTGCTAGTTACTTAGTAATATATCCAATTTTCTCCATCCATATCTCTGCCACTTATCCTCTCCACCTCTTTATTATCCACACATTACTGCATGCTCACATCTAGTATACAAGGCCGACAACTTAAGTGCATTGCTCACATGCACATAAGCAAGCAATTAGGGCAATTTGATGACATCATAAAGCAGTCATTCCTTATCATTAGTTTGCTTGCCATGTCAGTATATTTCCAGAAAGATCAGCAACTTTCTTTGAGATATCTCTGATTCTATCTAAATATTGacttagaaaaataaataaatttttttctgaaacttgacttgaaagttgaaacacaATTTTCCACAGGCTTGTATGAACATCATGTAATTTAGATTTCAGATTAACCAAAAGTGACCTTATCTGACCATAATGTGGTTCACAAAAAACAGAACCTTTCACAATATTTAGTCGTGATGATATTCTAGGTCTTTCTATATTCTAAACTCTGTATAACAGGCTAAAAAGAGTGGACAACTGTACTATCATTCTGGGCCTGGGGAAAAACAATTTCTTTGGAGAAAAAGGGAAAACTGGAAAAGAAGACTGCAAGGATCCATTTCACCTGGGAATGTACGGTAGCACACCAGTTTGGCGAACATTGCGCTCACTTCTTTCAATCTGATGGCAAGCTTCATCAACATACTGAAAAATATTTCCAAATAGATGAATTGAGTTAGCACCTCTATCTTCTAAATGCATTTTG
This is a stretch of genomic DNA from Lotus japonicus ecotype B-129 chromosome 1, LjGifu_v1.2. It encodes these proteins:
- the LOC130727699 gene encoding octanoyltransferase LIP2p, chloroplastic-like — its product is MIVLNFTSSIPCLPLFLHSKHSIKSSFLTINAQRTRTCELLDFHHELIPYEVAWSLQKDIVREKKAQIENEGDCSDTLIILQHPSVYTLGSGSTTQQNLKFDIENPPFHIHRTERGGEVTYHGPGQLVMYPIINLRRHKMDLHWYLRTLEEVVIRVLSSTFSIQASRVEGLTGVWVGNQKLAALGIRAANWITYHGLALNVTTDLTPFKWIVPCGIRDREVGSIKGLLREAQSCSANGTADLHHLDDDSLIHITHRSLIEQFSQAFQLEYHCRTASVPVLCESKGSFLTKETQQT
- the LOC130727698 gene encoding uncharacterized protein LOC130727698, which gives rise to MELKTLCCALPSQPLRSQTIGIHSPFKYQRQRFGFGNSSKCLKWVIKEPSLFGLSKFQRPIVHASESSVNGSLEVHPGESSSVPVVDVNGGLEVLPSRSSGVPVDAYNGVEPFRGKSGSVSFCGLTHQLVEEGKLESAPFNEEESSYFWLLGPAAFLSCLILPQFFVGNVVEAFFNDMILVDIVSSFTFEALFYIGLATFLHVVDRVQKPYLQFSSKRWGLITGLRGYLSSAFLTMGLKVVVPLLLLYAAWSVARLAVIVAVAPFLAGCVIQFAFEKYLDKRGSACWPLVPIIFEVYRLYQLTKAAHFVERLMFSLKGLPATPEILERSGALFAMIVSFQVLGIVCLWSLMTFLVRLFPSRPVADHY